Proteins from a genomic interval of Zingiber officinale cultivar Zhangliang chromosome 2A, Zo_v1.1, whole genome shotgun sequence:
- the LOC122040091 gene encoding protein TRACHEARY ELEMENT DIFFERENTIATION-RELATED 7A-like, with translation MAFRPFPCRPFNPSCALPPTVTPPPRPSRSPPPPPPIVTPPPPPPLRSPPPPSPIVTPPPPPPRRSPPPPSPIVTPPPPPPRRSPPPPSPAAVPPPTPPSRQPPPPPPKLPPTPIRPPPTPVAPLAPPPPSPSNSVVIVVVVSLGGLFFLAFLAAAILCFLKKKRKQKMTAREALVELEDHVHVHETVVPGPHGQHLAAVIVDEDVVVRERLKKGEATAVAKASLGGSVDPTAGSTAGTSRPGPVG, from the coding sequence ATGGCCTTCCGGcccttcccatgtcgtccttttAATCCATCTTGTGCTCTACCTCCAACTGTAACCCCACCACCTCGGCCAAGTCGGAGTCCCCCGCCTCCCCCTCCGATTGTGACCCCACCACCTCCGCCACCACTTCGGAGTCCCCCGCCTCCCTCGCCAATTGTGACCCCACCACCTCCGCCACCACGTCGGAGTCCCCCGCCACCCTCGCCAATTGTGACCCCACCACCTCCTCCACCTCGCCGAAGCCCCCCTCCGCCGTCACCTGCAGCTGTACCCCCACCAACCCCACCGTCGAGGCAGCCACCACCGCCACCTCCTAAACTGCCACCGACGCCTATCCGCCCGCCACCCACCCCAGTTGCACCACTTGCTCCGCCTCCGCCGAGCCCAAGCAACAGCGTCGTCATCGTGGTGGTCGTCTCCCTCGGCGGCCTCTTCTTTCTCGCGTTCCTTGCGGCCGCCATACTCTGTTtcctgaagaagaagaggaagcagaagaTGACGGCGAGAGAAGCGTTGGTGGAGTTGGAGGATCATGTGCACGTGCATGAGACGGTGGTTCCGGGGCCACATGGGCAGCATCTGGCGGCTGTCATCGTCGACGAGGACGTCGTAGTCCGCGAGAGGTTGAAGAAGGGGGAGGCGACCGCGGTTGCTAAAGCTTCGCTCGGTGGCTCCGTGGACCCGACTGCGGGCTCCACTGCCGGAACTAGTCGCCCCGGCCCGGTCGGTTAA